A segment of the Helicobacter sp. 'house sparrow 1' genome:
TCAAGTGGAATATACAAATAAGATTTATAAAACCTATAAAAATTCTTTTATAGAAGTTAAATAAAAACTAAAGGATATTATTTTGAAATCAAAACTTAAAAAAAGAATTAAAGTTCAAAGAGAAATGCAAAAAGTTGCATTTGTTTTAGGATTTTTGTTCTTAGTCGCTTATCTTGGTATGCTCTTTGGCAATACAGGAGAATATCCTATCCTTATTATTTTTGCCTGTGTTGTAGGTGCATACATGGCAATGAATATTGGTGCAAATGATGTTGCCAATAATATGGGTCCTGCAGTTGGTTCAAAATCTCTTAATATGGTAAGTGCTATTATCATTGCAGCAATTTGTGAGGCTGCGGGAGCTATTTTTGCGGGGTCTGATGTTGTTAATACTGTTAAATCAGGCATTATCAATCCTTTGGCATTTGAAGATGCCAAAATCTTTGTAATGGTAATGCTTTCAGCACTAATATCAGGGGCAATTTGGCTACATCTTGCAACCATTATTGGAGCTCCTGTATCTACCACACATTCCATTGTTGGTGGTATTTTGGGTTCAGGGATTGCTGCAGGAGGCTTGGGAGTTGCAAAATGGAGTGTTTTAGGAAGCATTGCTCTAAGTTGGGTAGTTTCTCCACTACTAGGCGGAGTGATTGCTGCACTTTTCTTGTGGATTATTAAAAAGACAATTACTTACAAGCAAGATAAAAAAACTGCTGCTAAAAAAACTGTTCCTTTTTTAATCTCAATTATGGGATTTGCCTTTAGTCTTTATCTTATCAACAAGGGACTAAAAAATATTATCAAGCTCAATATTTTTCAATCCCTAACCCTAAGCTTTTGTATTGGTTTTTGCATCTTCTTGATAGTTAGAAATATACTCTTAAAGCAGACTCAAAAATTAGAAAATACAAAAGAAGCGGTGAATTCACTCTTTGCAATCCCACTCATTTTTGCTGCTGCATTTTTAAGTTTTGCCCACGGTGCAAATGATGTTGCCAATGCAATTGGACCATTAGCTGCAATCAATCAAATGCTTGGGGATTTAAATAGTATCAATACAAAAGCAACCATTCCTCTTTGGATTATGATAATTGGAGGATGTGGAATATCCTTAGGACTCGCACTTTATGGGCCTAGGTTAATTAAGACAGTTGGAACAGAAATAACAGAGTTAAACAAAATCCGAGCCTTTTGCGTTGCAATGTCAGCTGCAATAACAGTTTTAATTGCCTCTGCTCTTGGTCTCCCTGTAAGCTCTACTCATGTGGCAATAGGCGCAATCTTTGGTGTTGGTTTTTTAAGAGAATTTTTAAAGAGACGCTATGCAAGAGCAATAGATACAATACACCAAGCACACACAAAAAAAACTGAGCTTGATGTATTCTTAGAGAGATTCCATAAAGCAAGTGTAAAACGCAAAGGTTTGATGCTAGAAAGTCTTAAAAAAAATAAACACAAAGAGATTTTATTAGCAAAAAATGAAAAAAAAGAACTTAAAAAAACCTACAAACAAGAATTAGTAAAAAGAAGTGCTATGCAAAAGATAATTGCTTCTTGGCTAATTACAGTTCCTATATCATCTTTATTTTCTGCCTTTGTATATTGGATTTTAAAAATTGTCCCATTTGCTTTTTAGCAAACTATGCTAAAATAAAGGCATCTTAGTTAATTTAAAATTTTAAGGAGATTACTTTTTGGACCCCTACCAGTCGGTTTTGATGTTAATTACGGTTCTAGTATTAGTTTTTTTAAACGCTTTCTTTGTTCTCTCTGAATTTGCTATTGTTAAGGTTAGAAAAACAAGACTTGAAGAGTTGGCAAAAACAAATACCAAAAATGCGGCTCTTGCCCTTAAAATTACAAACAATCTTGATACCTATCTTAGTGCTACTCAACTTGGTATTACACTCTCTTCTCTTGGGTTGGGTTGGGTTGGAGAGCCAGCCATTGCAAAGATCTTAAACACTTTATTTTCAAGCTTTTTCACTGATGATAGTATTTTGTTGCATACTTTAAGCTTTGTTATTGCCTTTACTTTTATTACATTATTACATGTTGTTTTGGGGGAAATTGTTCCAAAATCTATTGCAATTGCTAAAGCAGAAAAATGCACCTTGGTTGTTGCAAGCTTCTTGCATCTATTTTGGATTATTTTTTACCCCATTATTTGGTTTTTTGATAATTTGGCTGCATTCTTTTTAAAAAAGATTCGGATTGAGCCTGCAAAAGAGCACGAAAGTGTCCATTCTGAAGAAGAATTAAAAATCATTGTAGGAGAGAGTCTAAAGGGCGGATTAATAGATTCTATTGAGGGTGAAATCATCAAAAATGCTGTTGATTTTTCTGACACAATTGCTAAAGAGATTATGACACCAAGAAAAGATATGATTTGTTTAAGCGCGGACAAAACATATGAAGAGAATATAGAAATTATTATGGAAACAAAACACACAAGATATCCCTACTATGAGGGAAGTAAGGATAATATTTTAGGAATGATACATATTCGTGATCTCTTGCGCAATACTTTCACAAGAGAAGAGACTGATTTAAAACAAATTCTTAGAGATATGATTATTGTTCCTGAGAGCGCATCAATTGCTCAAATCCTTATTAAGATGAACAAAGAACAAAAGCACACCGCGCTTGTGGTAGATGAATATGGTGGAACAGCAGGACTGCTTACAATGGAGGATATTGTAGAGGAGATTATGGGAGATATCTCTGATGAGCATGATGAAAAATCTCAAGGATTTCACAAAGTAGATGATAATACATTTATTTTTGATGGTATGACTGATCTTGAAAGTATTGAAGAGATTTGTGAGATTAAATTTGATGAAACCTTTGATCAAGTTACTCTTGGTGGCTATGTTTTTTCTCTATTGGGTAGACTCCCTGTTGTTGGGGATACCATCTCAAATACAAACTGTCAGTTTGAAATTCTAGAAGTTGATGGTGCAAGAATCAAAAAACTAAAACTAAGTAAAAATCAAGATGCCCCTGAAGATGAATAAATTCTAAAGGTCAAATCTATAAATGTAGCAGGACTTTTTAGTCCAAATATTCAAATATCAAAGTGTTATAATTACAGGACTATTTAAAGAGGATTTTTATGGTAGATTATGGGATAAAATTTTGGTCAGGTGATGACTTTATTATTGAAGATGGTGTAATAAAGGTTAATGATGCAGGGAAACCTGCTTTGATTAATATTGTAAAGGATGTCCGCGAAAAAGGCTTTAGGGGTCCTTTATTAATTCGCTTTCCTCATCTCATCAAAAAGCAAGTGGATAAGCTTTTTGATTCCTTTGCACACTCAATGGATATCTATAAGTACAAGGGTCAATTTCACGCTGTCTTTCCTCTAAAAGTAAATCAAATGCCACATTTTGTTCTTCCTTTGATGCAACTTTCTACTCATAGAAGCTATGGCCTTGAAGCTGGAAGTAAATCTGAGCTTATTATCGCAATGGCATATACAAATAAAAATGCTCCAATTACAGTTAATGGTTTTAAAGATAAAGAAATGATAAAACTGGGTTTTATTGCAGCAAATATTGGTCATTCCATCACCCTAACAATTGAAGGATTAAATGAGCTTGAAACTATTATACAAGTAGCAAAAGAAATGGGAGAGCCCTATCCAAATATAGGGCTTAGAATCCGACTGCACTCTACAGGAACCGGGATTTGGGCAAAAAGCGGAGGAATTAATTCTAAATTTGGCCTCACAAGTACAGAACTTTTAGAAGCCATCTCTTTGTTAGAAAAATCAAATCTCTTGCATAAATTTACAATGATTCATTTTCATATCGGTTCTCAAATTAGTGATATTTCCCCTCTAAAAAAGGCAATTAGAGAGGTGGGTAATATTTATGCTGAATTAAGGAAAATGGGGGCAAAAAATCTCACTGCTGTTAATATAGGAGGGGGACTTGCTGTAGAATACACTCAACATCAAGGAAATAATAACAGAAACTATACCCTAAATGAATTTAGTGGTGATGTTGTTTTCTCACTTAAAGAAATTGCAAAAAACAAAAAAGAAAAAGAACCTGATATTTTTATAGAATCTGGTCGCTTTATTTCGGCAAACCACGCTGTTTTAATCGCACCCGTATTGGAACTTTTCTCACAAGAATATGATGATAAGGCACTCAAGCTCAAAGAAAAAAACCCTCCATTAATTGCGGAAATGTTTGACCTTTATCAGAGTATTACAGAAAAAAATGCAATTGAATATCTCCACGATAGTCTAGATCACATGGAATCTTTGCTTACACTCTTTGATCTAGGTTATATTGATTTGCAAGATAGAAGTAATACAGAAGTTTTGGTTCATCTTATCATCAAAAAAGTTATTAAGCTTTTAAAACATAAAAACCACAATGACATTATCCGTATTCAAGAACAGGTACAAGAGCGCTACTTATTAAATTGTTCTTTCTTTCAAAGCTTGCCAGATTATTGGGGGTTGGGACAGAACTTTCCTGTAATGCCTCTAGATAGACTGGATAAAAAACCTACCCGATCTGCTAGTCTTTGGGATATTACATGTGATAGTGATGGTGAGATTGCATTTAACTCTACAAAACCCTTATTTTTGCATGATGTAGATGTTACCCAAGAAGAATACTTTTTAGGATTTTTTCTAGTTGGAGCCTATCAAGAAGTTCTTGGAATGAGACATAATCTCTTTACACATCCTACAGAATTTAGTGTCATCTTAGATGATAAACACTACAAAATTGAAAGGCTTTTAGAAGCCCAAACTATTTTAGATGTTCTAGATGATCTTGATTATGATACTAAAGAGATTGAAAGGATATTGAAACAAAAAATTGAAGATTCTATACTTTTAGATGATGAGAGAAGAAAAGAAATACTAGGACAACTTTATATTATGCTAAGTGAGAATGGTTATCTTAGGACAATTATTAATGGTGATAAAGAGTGATCTGCCCACACTTTGATATTTGTGGTGGTTGTCAAACCAAAGAAGATTATCCCATAGCATTAGAGCAAAAAACCAAAGTCTTTAAGGACATTTTTTGCTTTTCACCCAATAAGGTTTTTGAATCTAAAATACGCGGTTTTAGAGCAAGAGCAGAATTTAGAATCCATAGAGATGGTGAAAAGATATTTTTATCAATGAATACTCTTGGAAAAAATGAGCGCGTTGCTATACAAAATTGTCCAAATCTTTTGGAACACCTACAGCATATCCTATACCAACTACCAAATCTGCTAAATCAAGAAATCTTAAAACACAAGCTTTATGCAATCAATGTATTAGGAAGCACCAATCAACACGCAATCATTACACTTATTTATCACAAAAAGCTTGATTTATTATGGCAGGAAGAGGCTTTGTTACTTGCCAAGCATCTTAATGCCTCTATTATTGGTCGTAGTAAAAATCAAGAAATCATATTAGGAACAAACCTTATAGAAAGCCATATAAAAACTAAAAATAAAATTTTAAGATACTTTTACAAAGAAGGTAGTTTCTCTCAACCCAACCCCTTTATCAATGAAAAAATGATCAATTTTATTATTGATAATATCCAATCACATCATCGAAAAGATTTATTGGAAATGTATTGTGGTAGCGGGAACTTTACCATTGCACTTGCACAATACTTCACTAAGGTTTTTGCAACAGAAGTTGTAAAATCAGCAATCCCTATTTTGCAACAAAATGCACAAAACAATCAAATAAAAAATCTCTATTATGCAAGATTAAGTGGTATTGAAACTATAGAAGCCCTAAGCTTTTCTCGTAAATTTTTTCGCCTAAAAGATATCAATCTTTCTACTTTTAACTTTTCACACATTCTTGTAGATCCTCCAAGAAGTGGCATTGCAGATATTAAGATTTTAAAATTTATGGCAAATTTTGAATACATCATTTATATTTCTTGCAATCCCCTAACTCTTAAAGAAGATTCTACTCACTTACTAAAAACACATAAAATTACTAAAAGTGCCATTTTTGATCAATTCCCGCATACCCACCATTTAGAATCAATTTTTATTTTCCAAAAAAACTCTTAAAAAACCTAATATTTTAAAAATTAATTAACTCTCTATAACTCTTGCTATAATTTTAGGCAAACTAGTCCTTAATCAAGAGAGAAGAATGAATACTGAAGAACAAATTTTAAGAATTATGCACCAAGAAATACAACCATCTCTGGGTTGTACAGAACCTGTATCAGTGGCTTATGCTTGTGCAATTTTAAAAGAAAATCTCGAAAGTGAAATTCAAGAAATCACACTTTTTGTTTCTGCAAACCTTGCTAAAAATGCAATGGCTGTAACCATTCCAAAAACTAATGTGTGTGGATTAAAATTTGCAGCTGCACTGGGGTATTTATGCGGTCAAAGCAGTTTGCAACTTGAGGTTTTGAAACATATTACTCAAGATGATATAGAGAATGCAAAAGAAATGCTCAATGCTATCCATATCCATATCAAAGAAAATGTTCCAAATCTCTACATTGAAGCAATTGGTCGCGATAAAACAAACACTGTGCGCATTATTATCCAACAGGATCATACCTATGTTCTACTTTTAGAAAAAAATCAAGAAATACTGATACAAAATCCTCCAATTAATGAAGAGGATTCTATGAAAGTCTTTGACTCTTTAAGTCTAAAAGATATTTATGACTTTGCTTGTTGTATAGAAGAGGACAAAATTGCCTTTATTGCAGAATCCGCTGTATTAAATACTCGTCTTTCTGAAGAAGGTCTAAAAAAATCTTATGGATTGGGTCTTACAAAGACATTTCAAAAATATATTGACAATAAGCTTTTAAATAATGATCTCTCCACACAGATTCTAATGCAAACTACCGCTGCCTCTGATGCAAGAATGGGGGGTGCTCCTTTTCCTGCAATGACTAACTCTGGATCTGGGAATCAAGGTATTACTGCAACAATACCTGTAGTTGTAGTAGCAAAACATTTGGATAAAGAAAATGAACTCAATCGAGCACTCTTTCTTTCTCATCTTATTGCAGTTTATATCCATTCAAAGCTTCCAAGACTCTCTGCGCTCTGTGCTGTAACTACTGCTGGAATTGGAAGCTATGCTGGAATTGCCTGGCTATTTAGTAAGGATTTTGAAGTTGTTTCGATGGGAATTTGCAATATGATTGGGGATATTAGCGGAATACTTTGTGATGGCGCAGGAAAAAGTTGCACAATGAAAGTATCATCAACTGTGCAATCTGCCTTTAAGTCCCTCTTACTTGCCCTTGAAAAAAAGCGTGTTAGTGGGATGGATGGCATCGTTGATGATGAGGTTGATAAAAGCATCCAAAATCTCTGTAGTATTGCATCAAAGAGCATGTCTGCTGTAGATAAACAAATCTTAGAAATTATGCTTGCAAAGAATTCTCAATGATATGCTGTACTATCTCCTTTGCACCATCATTTTGAATACTATTTTGCAGTCTTTTGCTCACCGTAGCTATTTCAGCTTTCATTGTTTTTATAAAATCAAAAAGCTTGTTGGCATCTAAATATTCTTGTTCTACTATTACTCCTAGATCCATTTTTTCAAAAAACAATGCATTATAATATTGATGATTGCCTGCTGCATGTGGATAAGGAATATAAAGACAGGGGATTCCATTTGCTGCCAGTTCCCACACGCTACTTGCCCCTGCTCTGCAAACACAAAGATCAGCTTTTGTAATTTTTGAGAGTATGTTGGCATCAAAATCAAATAGGGTGATTTTTTCTAAAATCCCCAATCGCATATATTCTTGCCTCATCCTCTCTAGATCCTTGGTGCCACATTGATGAATAATTTCAAACCCCTGATCTAATAGCTCAAATACGACCTTTAATGCAAAATCATTAATAGCTACCGCACCCTGACTGCCACCTAAAAAAATAATAGTCTTAATCTCTTTACGCTCCCTAGATTCTAAGAAAAATTCTCTTCTAACAGGATAGGAAGTCTTTATAAAATTCTTCGCCTTATCATCAAAACTTCCAAAAATATTAATAGCAAATGGAGTAAGTTTTGCATTGAGCTTGCCCTTGATTGCATTTTGTTCGTGAATAAAAAGTTTTTTTCTAAATAAAACTGCACCAATGCTTGCAGGTCCTGCACTAAATCCTCCAACGCTAATAACGCTGGTAATTTGATATTGATTAAAAATTTTTCTTACTTTCAATAAAGCCTTTACTTGAAGAAATAAAGCTTTTAAAAAACCTATGCCTCTTTTATTTACAACTCCCGTAGTATCTAAAAAATAAACCGCATCAAACAAATCACTTTTTTCAAACCAATCCCTATCTTGTCCTTGAAGAGATCCTATGTAGATAATATGCTGTTTCCTAGCTTTTAATTCTACTGCTAAAGACTTTGCAATAGCTAAATGTCCTCCAGTTCCACCTCCTGTAATTACAAACATAAAAAAACTCCAAACATTAAAATATAACCAAATCAAACTTTTTAGAATTTTACAGAATTTGTATAAATCTCAAATCATAAGCATTTAGGGGCGTATTTTTTGATATTATTGTGAAAATATTTTGGAGCCTATATTAAGGAGTGAATGAATGAGCACTGTTTTACAAATTGGTGCTGGTGGGGTTGGGTGCGTTGTAGCACATAAACTCGCAAAAAACAGAAACACTTTCAGCAAGATTATTTTAGCCTCAAGAAATATCAAAAAATGTGAGGCAATTGCAAAAAGCATTAAGGAAAAGAATCTTGGAGAGATTATCTGCGAAACTGTAGATGCAGATAAAGTAGAAGAATTGGTTGCTTTGATAAATAAGTATAAACCAAAGATTGTTATTAATGTTGCGCTTCCCTATCAGGATTTAAGCATTATGGAGGCTTGCCTACAAACAAAAACTCATTATCTTGACACTGCAAACTATGAACATCCAGATACCGCAAAATTTGAGTATAAAGAGCAATGGGCTTATAATGATAGATTTAAGCAAGCAGGTATTTTTGGATTACTTGGCAGTGGTTTTGATCCAGGTGTTACAAATGTATTTTGTGCTTATGCACAAAAACATCTATTTGATGAAATTTATACTATAGATATCTTAGATTGCAATGCTGGGGATCACGGTTATCCCTTTGCAACAAATTTTAATCCAGAGATTAATCTTAGAGAAGTAAGTGCAAATGGAAGATATTGGGAAAATGGAAAGTGGATTGAAACAAAACCATTAGAAATAAAGCAAACTTGGGCATATCCTGAAATTGGCGAAAAGGATTCTTATCTGCTCTATCATGAAGAACTAGAATCTTTAGTCAAACACATAAAAGGATTGCAACGCATTAGATTCTTTATGACTTTTTCACAAAATTACATTACCCATATGAAATGCCTTGAAAATGTAGGTATGTTAGGCATTCATGAGGTTGAACATGAAGGAAAAAAAATTATCCCTATACAATTTTTAAAAACACTGCTTCCAGATCCTGCTTCCCTTGCAGGTAAAACAGTTGGAAAAACAAATATTGGTTGCTATATTGTAGGCTCTCAAGGTTCTCAAGATAAGAGTGTTTATCTTTATAATGTATGTGATCATCAAGAAGCTTATAAAGAGGTTAATGCTCAAGCTATTAGTTATACAACAGGGGTTCCTGCTGTAATTGGAGCCAAGCTTATTTGTGAGGGCATTTGGGGTGATATTCCTGGTGTATGGAATATAGAACAACTAGATCCAGATCCATTTATGGAAGAATTAAATAAACAAGGATTGCAGTGGCATCTCATAGAGAAGGTGGGGAATTAGATTTTACCTACCTCTTTTTATAAAATAAATATCAGCAATCCCTTATACCAACTCCCAAGAAATTGAAAACAAGGATAAAAATGAAGAAGATTTTTGAGAGTATTTTATGGAATGCAAGGCTTATTATATTGCTTGCTGTAGTTTTGTCTTTAGTAGGGTCCATACTTCTTTTTATTGTGGCAAGTTGGGATATTATTAATGCTGGTATCCAAACTATGTATTATTACACAGGCAAAGGTGGTCAGGGTCATGATATTCACAACATCTTGCTTAATGCTATTATTAGCTCCATTGATCTTTACTTAATTGCTGTTGTCTTAATGATTTTCTCATTTGGACTCTATGAACTTTTTATCTCAAAAATATCCATTAAAGAACTATCAAATATTAAAGTCTTAGAAATTCATACACTAGATCAACTAAAAGACAAACTAGCAAAAGTAATTGTAATGGCTTTAATTGTTGCTTTTTTCTCAAAAGTTCTTAATATGGATGTAAAATCTACTCTAGATATGATCTATTTTGCACTCTCTATCCTTGCGCTCTCCCTTGGTTTATATTTTTTACATAAGGATGCCTCAAAACATTAAGTTTTGAGCCACAAACCCCCTATCTAAATCCGCATAATCCTTAAAAAAATAGGTTGCATAGCCTAGATTATTCAAATACTTTTCAAGTACTTTCTTTTGATCATATCCCATTTCACAAGCAATGATTGCAATCTCTCTTTTGTGGCATTCAAGGATCAATCGTTCCAAAATCTCTGTCCCCCTATCACCTCCAAATAAAGCACAATGAGGTTCTTTCATTACACTTGTTTCTAATGGATATACTTTAGCAATGTATGGAGGGTTGGATATTAATAAATCAAATTTTTCACTTACCCCTTCTAACAAATCTGTTTGGATTAAACAAATACGATTTTTTATATCAAATTTTTCAATATTTATCCTTGCTACTTCAAGCGCATCTTGAGAAATATCTGTTGCAACAATTTCCAAAAAGGGAAATTTTAAAGCAAGAATAATTGAAATAATCCCGCTACCAACCCCCACTTCTACAATCTTTTTTGGCTGAGTTCTCTCAATCCATACGCTCACTTGATCAATTAAAATTTCAGTTTCTGGTCTTGGAATCAGCACTCTTTCATCAACAAAAAAATTTTTAGAATAAAAGCTTATTGTATTTGTAATGTATGCAAGTGGCACACCTGATTTTCTTTTTAAAATACATTCTTGATAGTATTGAAACACCAAAGGTAAGATCTCTTTATCCCCCCAAATATGAATTTTTTCTCGAGAAACCCCAAGAACAAAAGCAAGCAACAACTCGCTTTCTAAATTTGGACGGATATTTGGCTGTGATAATAATTCCCCTCTTCCCCAAGACAGAGCATGCGAAATTCTCAAAATTGATACTCCAATGCCTTTAGACGATCCAATAATGGTGGATGGGTATAATAAAAAAATACATAAAGAGGATGAGAATATGGAAAGGCTTTATTCTCATTTACAATCCTCACCAATGCATTTGCCAATGTGGATTTGCTGAATAAATTAGCACTAAAATTATCAGCATTATACTCAGCCTTACGACTAAAATATCCAATAAATGGCATCATCCAAAAGCTAAAAATAGGAGATAACAAGACAATAAAAGCAAAGATACTACCGCTATTGCCATCAAGTCCCAGTCCTTTTAATATCTCTTGGGTAAAACAACCCATCAATACAAAAAGAATAAATATAAACAAAATGGTAAAAAATAAATTTTTGAAAATATCTTTATGTTTAAAATGACCTAGCTCATGCCCTAAAATTGCCAAAAGACCATCACTGCTTACTTTCTCTAAAAGAGTATCAAACAATATTACACGCTTGGTTTTTCCCAATCCTCCAAAATATGCATTTAACCTCCCATCCCTTTTGCTTGCATCCATTACAAAGATTCCATTACTTTTAAAATCTACCTCTTCTAAAAGACCCTCTATCCTCTCTTTTAAATTCTCATCTTCTAGGGGAGTAAATTTATTAAAAATTGGAGCAATTATTGTGGGATAAAGGACATTAATCAGGAGCACCACCAAAACAATAAAAATAAATCCATAAACCCACCAAAATTCAAAATTAGAAACAAGATAAATCAAAACATAACCAATCAATCCACTAAATACTAGCGTAAGCAAAAGACCTTGTAATGTATCTTTTAAAAAAAGCAAAAAGTTTGTCTTGCTAAAGCCAAACTTTTTATCAAGAACCATTGTGAGATAAAATGAAAGAGGAATATGAGTGAGTGTGTAAATAAGAAAAAAAGATAATAAAAAAAACAGACTGTAGTTATATGGATTATGAAAGAATTTTCCTACAAAATCTTGCAGAGCAAAAAAACCAAAACCAATCCAGCAAAAAAAAAGCACGCACTCATACAATGTAGAACAAATTGAAAATTTCAATTTCTGTATCGCATATATCCCTGCTTTCTTATAATCCTGCTCTCCTAAAATCATAGGAGAAGAATTGAGTTTTTTTTTCACAAAAGAAATCTGAACTAGGTCAATGTAGATTTTTGGTAAGATATACAGTGATATGAAGATCACAGACAAAAAAAGCAACATTTTCTTCTCCCTTATAATTGTTGGGAGGATTTTACGCTAAAAATATAAATCTTTATTAAAAATTAAAAAGGGTTTTTATACTATTGCATAAAAATTTTGTTTTTCTATGGAATGATGAGGTAATTTAGATGCAACCAAAATATATTTTTGTAACAGGCGGTGTGTTAAGTTCTCTAGGAAAGGGGATTTCTTCCTCTTCTATTGCTACACTACTTCAAGCTTCTGGTTTTAAAGTTTCAATACTAAAAATTGATCCTTATATTAATGTGGATCCTGGAACAATGAGTCCCTTAGAACATGGTGAAGTTTTTGTCACAGCAGATGGTGCTGAAACAGACCTAGACATCGGACATTATGAAAGATTTTTAGATACCAATTTAACAAAGCTTAATAACTTTACAACAGGGCAAATCTATCTTTCTGTGATTGAAAATGAGAGGCAGGGAAAATATTTAGGAAAAACCATACAAGTTGTTCCTCACATTGTTGATGAAATCAAAAATAGAATCAAGAATGTAGCCAAAGGCAATGACTTTTTAGTTGTAGAGCTAGGTGGCACAGTGGGTGATATAGAGGGCATGCCTTATTTAGAAGCAATGCGTCAAATGAAACACGAGCTAGGAAGCAATAGTGTAATTAGTATTCATGTAACCCTGATACCTTTCATCAAGGCTGCAGGGGAACAAAAAACAAAACCCACTCAACATTCTGTGCAAGAATTACGCCGTATAGGTATTAGTCCTCAAATTATTCTTGCAAGATGTGAAAAACCTCTTGGCAAGGAATTAAAAAAGAAACTAGCGCTAAGTTGTGATGTAGATGATGATAGTGTGATTGTGGCAGAAGATGCTCAAAGCATCTATCAATGTCCTCTTAATTTCCTAAAAGAAGATATTCTCACTCCTATTGCAAAATACTTTAATCTTAGCCCAATTAAGCCAAATATGGATGAATGGGATATTTTGGTTAAAAAAATTATTTCTCCAAAAAATCAAGTCAATATTGGTTTTGTAGGAAAATATCTTGATCTAAAAGAATCTTATAAATCTTTGACAGAAGCATTGATACACGCGGGAGCCAATATTGATACAAAGGTAAATATCAAGTGGATTGATAGCGAAAACCTTGAAGAT
Coding sequences within it:
- a CDS encoding inorganic phosphate transporter, which translates into the protein MQKVAFVLGFLFLVAYLGMLFGNTGEYPILIIFACVVGAYMAMNIGANDVANNMGPAVGSKSLNMVSAIIIAAICEAAGAIFAGSDVVNTVKSGIINPLAFEDAKIFVMVMLSALISGAIWLHLATIIGAPVSTTHSIVGGILGSGIAAGGLGVAKWSVLGSIALSWVVSPLLGGVIAALFLWIIKKTITYKQDKKTAAKKTVPFLISIMGFAFSLYLINKGLKNIIKLNIFQSLTLSFCIGFCIFLIVRNILLKQTQKLENTKEAVNSLFAIPLIFAAAFLSFAHGANDVANAIGPLAAINQMLGDLNSINTKATIPLWIMIIGGCGISLGLALYGPRLIKTVGTEITELNKIRAFCVAMSAAITVLIASALGLPVSSTHVAIGAIFGVGFLREFLKRRYARAIDTIHQAHTKKTELDVFLERFHKASVKRKGLMLESLKKNKHKEILLAKNEKKELKKTYKQELVKRSAMQKIIASWLITVPISSLFSAFVYWILKIVPFAF
- a CDS encoding hemolysin family protein translates to MLITVLVLVFLNAFFVLSEFAIVKVRKTRLEELAKTNTKNAALALKITNNLDTYLSATQLGITLSSLGLGWVGEPAIAKILNTLFSSFFTDDSILLHTLSFVIAFTFITLLHVVLGEIVPKSIAIAKAEKCTLVVASFLHLFWIIFYPIIWFFDNLAAFFLKKIRIEPAKEHESVHSEEELKIIVGESLKGGLIDSIEGEIIKNAVDFSDTIAKEIMTPRKDMICLSADKTYEENIEIIMETKHTRYPYYEGSKDNILGMIHIRDLLRNTFTREETDLKQILRDMIIVPESASIAQILIKMNKEQKHTALVVDEYGGTAGLLTMEDIVEEIMGDISDEHDEKSQGFHKVDDNTFIFDGMTDLESIEEICEIKFDETFDQVTLGGYVFSLLGRLPVVGDTISNTNCQFEILEVDGARIKKLKLSKNQDAPEDE
- the speA gene encoding arginine decarboxylase, translating into MVDYGIKFWSGDDFIIEDGVIKVNDAGKPALINIVKDVREKGFRGPLLIRFPHLIKKQVDKLFDSFAHSMDIYKYKGQFHAVFPLKVNQMPHFVLPLMQLSTHRSYGLEAGSKSELIIAMAYTNKNAPITVNGFKDKEMIKLGFIAANIGHSITLTIEGLNELETIIQVAKEMGEPYPNIGLRIRLHSTGTGIWAKSGGINSKFGLTSTELLEAISLLEKSNLLHKFTMIHFHIGSQISDISPLKKAIREVGNIYAELRKMGAKNLTAVNIGGGLAVEYTQHQGNNNRNYTLNEFSGDVVFSLKEIAKNKKEKEPDIFIESGRFISANHAVLIAPVLELFSQEYDDKALKLKEKNPPLIAEMFDLYQSITEKNAIEYLHDSLDHMESLLTLFDLGYIDLQDRSNTEVLVHLIIKKVIKLLKHKNHNDIIRIQEQVQERYLLNCSFFQSLPDYWGLGQNFPVMPLDRLDKKPTRSASLWDITCDSDGEIAFNSTKPLFLHDVDVTQEEYFLGFFLVGAYQEVLGMRHNLFTHPTEFSVILDDKHYKIERLLEAQTILDVLDDLDYDTKEIERILKQKIEDSILLDDERRKEILGQLYIMLSENGYLRTIINGDKE
- the trmA gene encoding tRNA (uridine(54)-C5)-methyltransferase TrmA, giving the protein MICPHFDICGGCQTKEDYPIALEQKTKVFKDIFCFSPNKVFESKIRGFRARAEFRIHRDGEKIFLSMNTLGKNERVAIQNCPNLLEHLQHILYQLPNLLNQEILKHKLYAINVLGSTNQHAIITLIYHKKLDLLWQEEALLLAKHLNASIIGRSKNQEIILGTNLIESHIKTKNKILRYFYKEGSFSQPNPFINEKMINFIIDNIQSHHRKDLLEMYCGSGNFTIALAQYFTKVFATEVVKSAIPILQQNAQNNQIKNLYYARLSGIETIEALSFSRKFFRLKDINLSTFNFSHILVDPPRSGIADIKILKFMANFEYIIYISCNPLTLKEDSTHLLKTHKITKSAIFDQFPHTHHLESIFIFQKNS